A genomic stretch from Theobroma cacao cultivar B97-61/B2 chromosome 4, Criollo_cocoa_genome_V2, whole genome shotgun sequence includes:
- the LOC18600767 gene encoding probable phospholipid-transporting ATPase 8, with protein sequence MEMTRVRKRSIHLSKLYSLACFRPTPTDEHAQIGQKGYSRVVYCNEPDCQEQIRLNYRGNYVSTTKYTAVNFIPKSLFEQFRRVANIYFLVAACVSFSPLAPYSAPSLLVPLIVVIGATMAKEGVEDWRRRLQDVEANNRKVEVYDKRSCSFRESKWKNLRVGDLVKVHKDEYFPADILLLSSSYEDGVCYVDTMNLDGETNLKLKHALEVTSSLHDAEMLKEFRAVIKCEDPNEHLYSFVGTLHYDCQQYPLALQQILLRDSKLKNTDYIYGVVIFTGHDTKVMQNATDPPSKRTKIERRMDKIVYVLFSTLILVSFIGSLFFGIETKKDISGANYRRWYLRSDKTTVFYDPRRASLSGFFHFLTGLMLYGYLIPISLYVSIEIVKVLQSIFINQDRAMYDEETDRPAHARTSNLNEELGQVSTILSDKTGTLTCNSMEFVKCSIAGTAYGRGMTEVEIALARKRGERLPEPMPIDDVDSGTSVKGFNFRDERIMNGQWVKEPHSDVIQKFFRVLATCHTAVPEKIESGEIVYEAESPDEAAFVIAAKEVGFQFFVRNQTSIKLHELDLVSGKSVERVYKLLHVLEFSSARKRMSVIVRNPENQLLLLAKGADSVIFERLAKHGRAFEAQTKEHIDRYSEAGLRTLAIAYRELDDDDEYRLWEEEFMKAKTYLTADQDVLVDELADRIERDLILLGATAVEDKLQKGVPDCIDKLAKARIRIWVLTGDKKGTAINIGYACSLLRHGMKQIVITLESPEIEALEKRGDKEATAKASLASVAQQICDGKSQVARELLTREPPAEFGLIIDGKSLTFALDKSLVNRFMDLAMDCATVICCRSSPKQKALVTRQVKSVTSKTTLAIGDGANDVGMLQEADIGVGISGVEGMQAVMASDFSIGQFRFLERLLLVHGHWCYRRIAMMICYFFYKNITFGFTLFWFEAYASFSGQPAYNDWYMSCYNVFFTSLPVIALGVFDQDVSARLCLKHPLLYQEGVQDILFNWLRILGWMFNGVLSSIIIFFLTTNLITGQAFRRDGQVADYAVLGVTMYTCVVWAVNCQMALSINYFTWIQHLFIWGSIALWYIFLMVYGSLPPTLSTTAYKVLVEACAPSVLYWITTLLVVISTLLPLFSYRAFQIRFRPMEHDRIQILRSEGLEQEHDTAQRLSESPESPETRISSDLISIRIDNLKASPRRKNS encoded by the exons ATGGAGATGACTAGAGTAAGGAAAAGAAGTATACATTTAAGCAAACTTTACTCATTGGCGTGTTTTCGACCTACGCCTACAGATGAACATGCCCAAATAGGGCAAAAAGGGTACTCAAGAGTGGTGTATTGCAATGAACCTGATTGTCAAGAGCAAATTCGTCTTAATTATAGGGGAAATTATGTGTCCACTACCAAGTATACAGCAGTTAATTTTATCCCAAAGTCTTTGTTTGAGCAGTTTAGGAGAGTTGCAAATATATACTTTCTTGTTGCAGCTTGTGTTTCGTTTAGTCCATTGGCACCATATTCAGCACCTAGCCTTCTTGTACCCCTGATTGTGGTGATTGGAGCTACAATGGCCAAAGAAGGTGTGGAAGATTGGAGGCGAAGACTGCAG GATGTAGAGGCAAACAATCGAAAGGTTGAAGTTTATGATAAAAGAAGTTGTTCTTTCAGAGAAAGCAAATGGAAGAATCTTCGTGTTGGTGACCTTGTAAAGGTGCATAAGGATGAATATTTCCCAGCTGATATACTCTTACTTTCTTCTAGCTATGAAGATGGTGTTTGTTATGTTGACACAATGAACCTTGATGGAGAGACTAATTTAAAGTTGAAGCATGCCCTAGAGGTAACATCCTCCCTGCATGATGCAGAGATGCTTAAGGAATTTAGAGCGGTGATCAAGTGTGAGGACCCAAATGAAcatctttattcttttgttggaACATTGCACTATGATTGTCAACAGTACCCACTTGCCCTACAGCAGATCCTTTTGAGAGATTCTAAACTGAAAAATACTGATTATATCTATGGTGTGGTTATTTTCACTGGACATGACACAAAAGTAATGCAGAATGCTACAGATCCTCCTTCCAAGAGGACTAAGATTGAGAGGAGGATGGATAAGATAGTGTATGTCCTTTTCAGTACTCTGATTTTGGTATCATTTATAGGATCTCTGTTTTTTGGAATTGAAACTAAAAAGGATATTAGTGGTGCTAATTATAGAAGGTGGTATCTTCGATCAGATAAAACAACTGTATTCTATGACCCCAGAAGAGCATCATTGTCTggattttttcatttcttgacAGGCCTTATGTTGTATGGATATTTGATACCAATATCCTTGTATGTTTCCATTGAGATTGTCAAGGTTTTACAAAGTATTTTCATTAACCAAGATCGGGCTATGTATGATGAGGAAACAGATAGGCCAGCACATGCACGGACATCTAATTTGAATGAGGAACTTGGTCAGGTCTCTACTATACTCTCTGACAAAACAGGAACTTTGACATGTAATTCAATGGAGTTTGTGAAATGCTCCATAGCTGGTACTGCTTATGGTCGTGGCATGACAGAGGTAGAAATTGCCCTGGCACGGAAAAGAGGTGAGAGATTGCCTGAACCAATGCCTATCGATGATGTTGACTCAGGAACATCTGTTAAGGGTTTCAACTTCAGAGATGAACGCATTATGAATGGGCAATGGGTGAAGGAACCTCATTCAGATGTTATTCAGAAGTTCTTTCGGGTCTTAGCAACTTGCCATACAGCTGTTCCTGAAAAAATAGAATCTGGTGAGATTGTTTATGAAGCTGAGTCACCAGATGAAGCAGCCTTTGTCATTGCTGCAAAAGAGGTTGGTTTTCAGTTTTTCGTAAGGAATCAAACCAGCATAAAATTGCATGAATTAGATCTCGTCAGTGGGAAAAGTGTTGAAAG GGTATACAAGCTTCTTCATGTGTTGGAGTTCAGTAGTGCTCGCAAAAGGATGTCTGTAATTGTAAGGAACCCAGAGAACCAGTTGTTGCTCCTTGCTAAGGGTGCGGACAG TGTGATATTTGAAAGGCTTGCAAAGCATGGGCGGGCGTTTGAGGCGCAGACCAAGGAGCACATTGACAGATATTCTGAGGCGGGATTACGAACCTTGGCAATTGCATATCGTGagcttgatgatgatgatgagtaTAGATTATGGGAAGAGGAATTTATGAAAGCCAAAACTTATTTAACTGCTGATCAAGATGTTTTAGTGGATGAGTTGGCTGACAGAATTGAAAGGGATTTAATTCTTCTGGGTGCCACAGCTGTTGAAGATAAACTACAAAAGGGG GTCCCTGACTGTATTGACAAGCTTGCAAAAGCTAGAATCAGAATATGGGTCTTGACAGGCGACAAGAAGGGAACTGCTATCAATATTGG GTATGCATGCAGTCTACTAAGACATGGAATGAAACAGATTGTGATTACGCTAGAGTCACCTGAAATTGAAGCCTTGGAGAAACGTGGGGATAAGGAGGCCACTGCAAAG gcTTCTCTTGCAAGTGTAGCACAGCAAATATGTGATGGAAAATCTCAAGTAGCTAGAGAACTTTTAACTAGAGAACCTCCAGCTGAGTTTGGTTTGATTATTGATGGCAAGTCCTTGACTTTTGCTCTGGACAAGAGTCTGGTAAACCGCTTCATGGATCTAGCAATGGATTGTGCTACTGTTATATGCTGTCGCTCTTCTCCCAAGCAAAAGGCTCTT GTTACAAGGCAGGTCAAATCCGTAACAAGTAAAACAACACTAGCAATTGGTGATGGGGCAAATGATGTTGGCATGCTTCAAGAGGCTGATATTGGAGTTGGCATCAGTGGCGTTGAAGGGATGCAG GCTGTGATGGCAAGTGATTTTTCAATAGGTCAATTTCGTTTTCTGGAACGTTTATTATTGGTGCATGGTCATTGGTGTTACAGGCGAATAGCAATGATG ATATGTTACTTTTTCTACAAGAACATCACTTTTGGATTTACACTGTTTTGGTTTGAGGCCTACGCTTCTTTCTCTGGCCAGCCTGCTTATAACGATTGGTACATGTCATGCTACAATGTTTTCTTCACTTCACTGCCAGTAATCGCTCTTGGTGTTTTTGATCAGGATGTTTCAGCCAGACTTTGCCTCAAG CATCCTTTATTATACCAAGAGGGTGTGCAGGACATCCTCTTCAACTGGCTCCGCATACTTGGCTGGATGTTTAATGGAGTTCTTAGTTCCATAATCATATTCTTCTTAACCACCAACTTGATAACTGGTCAGGCATTCCGAAGAGATGGTCAAGTTGCTGATTACGCAGTTCTTGGGGTGACAATGTATACTTGTGTAGTGTGGGCAGTAAATTGCCAAATGGCACTTTCGATCAATTACTTCACATGGATCCAGCACCTGTTCATCTGGGGAAGCATTGCCTTATGGTATATATTCTTGATGGTTTATGGTTCACTCCCGCCTACATTATCTACAACAGCATACAAGGTTCTTGTGGAAGCTTGTGCTCCAAGCGTTCTATATTGGATCACCACCCTTCTTGTTGTTATTTCCACACTACTACCTCTATTTTCCTATAGGGCTTTTCAGATTCGGTTTCGACCAATGGAGCATGATAGAATACAAATACTACGGTCAGAAGGCTTGGAACAGGAACACGATACAGCACAAAGACTTTCAGAAAGCCCAGAAAGCCCAGAGACCCGAATTTCTAGTGACTTGATTAGCATCAGAATAGATAATCTAAAGGCAAGTCCAAGGCGAAAGAACTCATGA
- the LOC18600765 gene encoding uncharacterized protein LOC18600765, which yields MQNDTSELSFCPSFNCYSDDKKLVDIAAKVTRDFKSDDVLDDEEFEFFNLWENTDQTSSFPIFNRDLLLNGEEEKGGDDDDAEEAIRIPLRDLFIGDGDLPSSSSSSEADELEGVPTGTYCVWTPKQSAESSPNRCKKSRSTGSCSKRWRLKDLLKRSNSDGKVSSSSSSLSLPSFLNFEKNSTGKKHEEKLSEKTATTKKKAQGEVQAKKTKRVEKLSAHEAFYVRNKASKEGDKRRSYLPYRQDLVGIFANVHGLGRTFPPF from the coding sequence ATGCAGAACGACACCTCGGAGTTATCGTTTTGTCCTAGCTTTAACTGCTACTCCGACGACAAGAAACTGGTTGATATCGCTGCTAAAGTTACCCGAGACTTCAAAAGCGACGATGTTTTGGACGATGAAGAATTCGAGTTCTTTAATCTCTGGGAGAATACTGATCAAACCTCATCGTTTCCAATCTTCAATCGCGATCTCTTGTTGAACGGCGAGGAGGAGAAAGGTGGTGACGATGACGACGCGGAAGAGGCTATTCGGATTCCGTTGAGGGATCTGTTCATCGGCGACGGAGATCTTCCTTCTTCGTCATCGTCGTCGGAGGCGGATGAGCTCGAAGGAGTGCCAACAGGAACGTACTGTGTTTGGACACCGAAGCAATCAGCGGAATCGTCGCCGAACAGGTGTAAGAAGAGTAGGTCCACGGGATCGTGTTCGAAACGGTGGCGATTAAAGGATTTGCTTAAGAGAAGCAACAGCGACGGCAAAGTCTCGTCTTCGTCTTCGTCCTTGTCCTTGCCCtcgtttttgaattttgagaaGAATTCGACGGGGAAAAAGCATGAAGAGAAGTTAAGTGAGAAAACAGCGACGACGAAGAAGAAAGCCCAAGGTGAAGTTCAGGCGAAGAAGACAAAGAGAGTCGAAAAACTGTCGGCGCATGAAGCTTTTTACGTCAGAAATAAGGCGTCGAAGGAAGGAGATAAACGGCGGTCGTATTTGCCGTACAGGCAGGACCTGGTTGGCATTTTTGCTAATGTTCATGGTTTAGGTAGAACCTTTCCTCCTttctaa
- the LOC18600769 gene encoding serine/threonine-protein kinase BLUS1 has protein sequence MEHPSEKRYPVNAIDYKLYEEVGEGVSATVCRALCIPLNEIVAIKVLDLEKCNNDLDGIRREVQTMSLIDHPNVLRAHCSFTAGHNLWVVMPYMAGGSCLHIMKSVYSEGFEEPVIATLLREVLKALVYLHAHGHIHRDVKAGNILIDSNGSVKLADFGVSACMFDTGDRQRSRNTFVGTPCWMAPEVMQQLHGYDFKADIWSFGITALELAHGHAPFSKYPPMKVLLMTLQNAPPGLDYERDKRFSKSFKELVATCLVKDPKKRPTSEKLLKHHFFKHARPHDYLARSILDGLAPLGERFRVLKAKEADLLVQNKALYEDKEQLSQQEYIRGISAWNFNLEDLKSQAALIQDYDDVSSAEDRDGSRKQRDRHDDVGLPAERMSPEMASNSIAATSQEDGLSDLHDLESSLVSFPIKPLQALKGCFDIGEDDEGANSPNWKGATRSESEQIITKSSRAADQDAGRNEGENSGQSSSLPRQVIPEHKNFLSGSLIPDNAFSPKKVTGDGDRDFPQPKFPSDRNYSGPLSYRHRRETNNISSEDASEGAVVQRGRFKVTSADLSPKGPTNCNFNPAIGGSTCPSSLNLTASAVLPSLQCILQQNTVQREEIIRLIKYLEQTYGKPGDLTEVGTNDLLQIPHSSLRERELQSQVIQLQQSIGNLVEELQRQKMRNMQLEKQLSALANNKE, from the exons ATGGAGCATCCTTCGGAGAAACGATATCCAGTCAATGCAATAGATTATAAATTATACGAAGAAGTTGGAGAGGGTGTCAGCGCTACTGTGTGTAGGGCTTTATGCATTCCACTTAATGAGATTGTTGCTATCAAGGTTCTTGATCTGGAAAAGTGCAATAATGATCTG GATGGCATCCGCAGAGAGGTACAGACCATGAGCTTGATCGATCACCCAAATGTATTACGGGCGCATTGTTCATTCACTGCTGGTCATAACCTTTGGGTTGTGATGCCATACATGGCTGGGGGATCCTGCTTGCATATAATGAAATCTGTTTATTCAGAAGGTTTTGAAGAGCCTGTTATTGCTACTTTATTGCGTGAAGTTCTAAAAGCTCTTGTTTATCTTCATGCCCATGGGCACATTCATAGAGATGTGAAG GCtgggaatattttaattgattctaATGGTTCTGTCAAGTTGGCAGACTTTGGAGTATCAGCATGCATGTTTGATACTGGAGACAGACAGCGTTCCAGAAATACTTTTGTTGGAACTCCTTGCTG GATGGCTCCCGAAGTTATGCAGCAATTGCATGGTTATGACTTTAA AGCAGACATATGGTCTTTTGGAATAACGGCCCTTGAACTTGCTCATGGCCATGCCCCATTTTCTAAGTATCCACCAATGAAA GTTCTGTTGATGACCTTGCAAAATGCTCCTCCTGGTCTGGACTATGAAAGAGACAAGAGGTTTTCAAAG TCTTTCAAGGAGTTGGTAGCTACTTGCCTGGTGAAGGACCCAAAGAAACGTCCAACTTCAGAGAAGCTTTTGAAGCACCATTTCTTTAAACATGCACGCCCCCATGATTATCTGGCTCGTAGCATTCTTGATGGCCTTGCTCCATTAGGTGAACGTTTTAGGGTGCTAAAG GCAAAAGAGGCTGATCTTCTTGTACAGAATAAAGCTCTCTATGAGGACAAGGAGCAATTATCGCAG CAAGAGTATATAAGAGGCATCAGTGCCTGGAATTTCAACCTAGAGGACTTGAAAAGTCAGGCTGCACTT ATTCAAGATTATGATGATGTGTCAAGTGCAGAAGATCGAGATGGGAGCAGGAAGCAAAGGGACAGGCATGATGATGTTGGATTACCAGCAGAGAGGATGTCTCCagaaatggctagtaattccATTGCTGCAACTAGCCAGGAG GACGGGCTTAGTGATCTTCATGATTTGGAGAGTTCACTTGTTTCATTTCCTATTAAACCTCTTCAAGCTCTCAA AGGCTGTTTTGACATTGGTGAAGATGATGAGGGTGCAAATAGTCCAAATTGGAAAGGTGCTACCCGATCAGAAAGTGAACAGATCATTACAAAGTCATCAAGAGCTGCAGACCAAGATGCTGGAAGAAATGAGGGTGAGAATTCCGGGCAAAGTAGCTCTTTACCACGTCAGGTCATTCCAGAGCataaaaatttcttgagcGGTTCACTAATACCTGATAATGCCTTTTCTCCTAAAAAGGTTACAGGAGATGGGGACAG GGACTTCCCACAGCCTAAATTTCCATCTGATCGCAACTACAGTGGTCCATTGTCGTACCGCCATAGGAGagaaacaaataacatttcatcgg AGGATGCATCAGAAGGAGCAGTTGTTCAGCGGGGACGTTTTAAGGTGACATCAGCAGATCTGAGTCCCAAG GGACCTACAAACTGCAACTTTAACCCGGCTATCGGAGGTTCAACCTGTCCATCATCTCTAAACCTTACAGCTAGTGCGGTTCTCCCATCTCTACAATGCATTTTGCAACAGAACACCGTGCAAAGG GAAGAAATCATTAGATTGATCAAGTATTTGGAGCAAACTTATG GTAAGCCTGGGGACTTGACAGAGGTAGGCACCAATGACCTTTTGCAG ATACCACATTCTTCTTTGAGGGAGAGAGAGCTGCAATCTCAGGTGATTCAGCTGCAACAAAG TATTGGGAACCTTGTTGAGGAATTGCAGAGAcagaaaatgagaaatatgCAG TTAGAGAAGCAACTAAGTGCTTTGGCCAACAACAAAGAGTGA